CAAATTCGTTCAGCTTCGGTTATTTCAACTATGTCTAAAGTTGAAGCATCCAACTCAGGGCCTTATAAACCTCAACTCGAGGTGATTTCGGACAATATTGCTCAGGCCGCCAATGCGATCCGTAAAGAACTTAATTGTGCAGAAAGTTTGCTGCACAGTGCTAAGGTGTAACTGGTTACAAACAAAGGAATAAAATGAAAAACGTTGAAGTCGTCAGCAATAAAAAAGCAAAATGGTTAATGTTTGGCCGCGATGCAGATAAACCAGAAAAAATTATCGATACTAATCAATATATGGTGGTAACGGGCAGTCGAGCTTTGTTGCTTGATCCTGGTGGAATAGAGTTGTTTGCGCCTATGCTGGCTTCAGTATTGCGCCATACATCGATTGAGCAACTGACGGATATTTTTGCTTCGCATCAAGATCCGGATATCATTTCATCGTTAGGCTTGTGGGATCAAGCCTTACCGCACGCCACACTGCATTGTTCTTGGTTGTGGGAAGGATTTGTTCGTCATTTCGGAATGCAAAATATTAAGTATCAAGCCATAAAGGACGAGGGCGGTTATATTGACCTTGATGGTTATACTATTCAAATGTTGCCCGCTCATTATTTACATTCTTCAGGTAATTTTAATATCTACGACCCACAAACTAAGTTTTTAATGAGTGGTGATATTGGGGCTGCTTTAGAACCGGTTGATGCTCCTTTGTATGTAGAAGACTTTGAGTCACACATTCCAAAAATGGAAGGCTTTCACCGCCGCTGGATGCCATCTAATACGGCAAAAAATGACTGGGTGCGGCGTGTTCGCAACTTAGAAGTTGATTACCTTGCCCCGCAGCATGGACGTATTTTTACCGGTGAAAATGTTGGTAAGTTTTTGGATTGGTTTGAGCAGTTAGATGTAGGTAGTGCACTACGGTAAATATTAAGTCAAAAGAGCGGATTGATAGTTTTGCTTATCAATCCTTATCTTGCACTTTGTTTTGCTCATTACAGGGATGGCTTTGGCATATAGCGATAATGGCCTGAAATGGGATATTCAAATAAAAAGTCTTCTATTTGTGGGCCCAAACCCACATTATGTACAATTAACGGGTTGCCAGAATCCGGATCTTTGTTATCAATAACAATGCCGATATGAGGCAAGTTACCGGGTAAAACCCAAGTGACTAAATCACCTGCTAAATAATTTTTCGCTTGGTTCGATACGGTTAAGCGAGTGCCGTGTCGACTAAAAAAGGTTTGCAAATTGGGTACTCGCCTATGGTCTATGTTGCGATCGGTGCGGGTTAATCCCCAGATCCGCTTTGAAGGGTATTGGTTAAAATGACTCCGCATGTCTTCATGAACTAGCTGTTGTAAATCGATCCCAATACCACGATAACTGCGGATCACCACATCGGTACATACGCCAATATTCTCGGGTACATCACCATTTGGATAATCAATTTTCAAATAGCGGCCATCATAGGTCACCTTGTGGCGAGTACGTTCTTTGGCTGCTTTAACCAGTGAATCAGCTGAGTAAACTTGACTAGCATGGCTAAACGTACAAACCGTCAATAGTACAAGTGGTGACAGAGTTAATCTAAGCAAAATGCCTTTCCTTGCGCGACTTTCCTATCGCGAATAAGACTAAAAGAATTAGTGACTCATTTATTAGTCTATCGCTACGAAAATAGGTTCCATTGCAGCGCAGATTTTCTGTTTTGTAAAACCCAGTGAACGACTTAATCATACAACTCAAGCCAACCTGAATCAGGATCATTACCAAAGCAATCTAATCCGGCAAATGCATAATAGGTGTGTTGGCAATGGCGGCCGCGATAAATATTTGGCGCGTTGCTTGGCAATTCGACTTGTATTTGCCATTCGTATGATTGATTGGCTTCTAACTTTTGACCGCTAGCAACAGTGAGTTCCATTTCCACTGTTTTATGCTGGGCGTGGATCGTTTCAACCCGTCGATCAACATCACCGTCTCGGTCGTAGATCACATCCACATCTTGCACTTCTATTTCTTCGGCGCCTTTGATCTTTAAATAAACCCGATCACAATCAATATCAGCGTCGTCTATTTCGGCGCGTACTGTTATGGTAAATGGCTCGTTATAGCGAAGTGGCTCGCTATCGAAATAGACTTTTGCTGCGCCACCAGTCATGACATTTTTCACGGCTTTTAATTTACTAAAAAATCCCATCTTGCTTATCCTTTTCAATACGTTAGTACCAGTGTAGAAGCTGATTTAACAATTTACAGGTGTTAAAAGACCAAAATAAGTGACTTTGAGAGGTTTATCTCCTGTATTGCGTAATTCATGCCAGTCTCCTGGTTCAATAGTTATGCAAGAGCCCGCGGTTAGTTCGATAATTTGTTTATTGATAGCAAACTCGCCGTTGCCTGAATCAATGAAAAATACCTCAGTCATATCATGATGAGTATGGCCGGCGGCAATCTCACCTGGGGGAAAGCAAGCTTTAGAAAAGTACACTAGATTATCAATTTGCCCAGAGCTGATCATGGTTTGTTTATCTATGGCAGAGTTGTGAGAGACTTTAGTGGTAGGTTGTTGATTTAAATGCGTATATTTCATCTTTTTAGCAAAGCAAACGCTGTTTGTTTTGAATGAAAGTAGCGTGTTTAATCTAAGAAGTAAACCCGTTATCTCTTACCTCTAAAGATAACGGGCACCAACTATAGTCTTCTCGCTCAGGTCTTATGGTTCATTGTCAGCGCTTACTCTCGACTTTGCTTACATGGATGTAAGTACTTAGGTTTCGTCTGGAACAGGAAACCTGCGGCTCCTGCGTCGTCCTACTACCTAAATCCACTTTCTTCCATTAAGAGCGGCAGCCCCAATCACATAGTAGAGCATATGCTCATGGGGTCTCGAAGCTTGCCTACATGGATGTAGGTACTTAGGTTTCGTCTGGAACTAGAAACCTGATAATCCTCTAAGACAGCCTCGCAGTATCGTCTGACTTTCAGTACTAAACTGAAAGGTGAAGCTAAAACTTTACCGGAGGCTGTATGAAATATTTTAGCGCAATTGATCTACATTCGAATAATTCTTATCTGGTTATTTCTGATGAAGAGGATCGCAGTATGGTTGAAAAACGTCTAGCAAATGATCTTAAGTTGATATTAAGGGAATTGGAACCATTCAAGTCTGATATCCAAGGGATCGCTGTTGAATCAACTTATAACTGGTATTGGTTAGTTGATGGGTTAATGGACGCCGGTTATACACTCAAACTTGTTAACACCTCAGCTATCCAGAGCTATTCAGGACTTAAATATACCAATGATGTCCATGATGCTCGATGGCTGGCCAAGTTACTTAGACTCGATATTTTACCAACAGGCTATATTTACCCGAAAGAGCAACGTAAAGTGCGAGACATACTGCGTAAACGGGCAGGCCTTGTTCAACAACGTTCTTTAAATATTACCAGC
This genomic window from Saccharobesus litoralis contains:
- a CDS encoding oxygen-binding di-iron domain-containing protein; protein product: MKNVEVVSNKKAKWLMFGRDADKPEKIIDTNQYMVVTGSRALLLDPGGIELFAPMLASVLRHTSIEQLTDIFASHQDPDIISSLGLWDQALPHATLHCSWLWEGFVRHFGMQNIKYQAIKDEGGYIDLDGYTIQMLPAHYLHSSGNFNIYDPQTKFLMSGDIGAALEPVDAPLYVEDFESHIPKMEGFHRRWMPSNTAKNDWVRRVRNLEVDYLAPQHGRIFTGENVGKFLDWFEQLDVGSALR
- a CDS encoding DUF1287 domain-containing protein; amino-acid sequence: MLRLTLSPLVLLTVCTFSHASQVYSADSLVKAAKERTRHKVTYDGRYLKIDYPNGDVPENIGVCTDVVIRSYRGIGIDLQQLVHEDMRSHFNQYPSKRIWGLTRTDRNIDHRRVPNLQTFFSRHGTRLTVSNQAKNYLAGDLVTWVLPGNLPHIGIVIDNKDPDSGNPLIVHNVGLGPQIEDFLFEYPISGHYRYMPKPSL
- a CDS encoding cupin domain-containing protein, with the translated sequence MKYTHLNQQPTTKVSHNSAIDKQTMISSGQIDNLVYFSKACFPPGEIAAGHTHHDMTEVFFIDSGNGEFAINKQIIELTAGSCITIEPGDWHELRNTGDKPLKVTYFGLLTPVNC